The following proteins are co-located in the Microplitis demolitor isolate Queensland-Clemson2020A chromosome 5, iyMicDemo2.1a, whole genome shotgun sequence genome:
- the LOC103569204 gene encoding zinc finger protein 660-like isoform X2, whose translation MNSYTWERITSLEKKNLKLCRLCGKNSQNYIDVLNNEGTEKKLCLKTLSCLQINISDQDILPKIICVNCCEKLDNFYEFLKQAAEVQTYLSNIYQHSESEINIDDNRIIIIKYNPVDIYQEQQGADVVINLNLDQGVDFNDLNHEQVNKLIQEQLNNLNQQQLINNLNSEVDNLNPVAIINNLNQDQVTVNLNPEEIISNLSQEKLLNNFNEDEEEINNLNEEYEKIIEQVSVEFNSVGDNQPKEGGNEEEEEKGEEDDDGVEDNEEDEFVKLQREERLKKLKETKVVISRLTITEAIQGYPWKCTLCDSGVIKSYKDLQHHYKHKHDEPPVFKCIHCAREYSRYRSFTKHFLLHEDPKRFECDDCGKVFNLKSTLLSHTLVHSDKRPYSCPVCRKRFKSALTLAVHKRLHLPQEGRDQFTCEICKKPFSSKKALENHDKMHDGVYDFMCDVCGKSFLSKSSLSYHLSSHTADKNHPCSTCGRTFRTEGLLKKHSVTHSDIKKHRCDTCGKQFKERCTLVAHTRIHTGEMPYECEHCGKKFRFAGILTVHRRQHTGERPYICTFCKRTFTNWANLNKHMKRVHNTKAGVLRRN comes from the exons ATGAATTCTTATACATGGGAGCGTATAACCTCtctggagaaaaaaaatttgaaactgtGTCGATTGTGtggtaaaaattcacaaaattacATTGACGTATTAAATAACGAAgggactgaaaaaaaattatgtctcAAAACACTTTCATGTCTTCAAATAAAC atatCAGATCAAGATATTCTGCCGAAAATAATTTGCGTAAATTGTTGTGAGAAActagataatttttatgaatttttaaaacaagcTGCCGAAGTACAAACATATCTTAGTAACATTTATCAGCATTCTgaaagtgaaataaatattgatgacaatagaataataataataaaatataatcctGTTGATATTTATCAAGAGCAACAGGGAGCAGACGTTGTCATTAATTTGAATCTTGATCAAGGAGTTGATTTCAATGATCTAAATCATGAAcaagtcaataaattaattcaagagcaattaaataatttaaatcaacagcaattaataaataatttaaattccgaAGTTGACAATTTAAATCCAGTCgcgataataaataatttgaatcaagatCAAGTGACTGTTAATTTAAATCCTGAagaaataattagtaatttgagtcaagaaaaattattgaataattttaatgaagacgaggaagaaataaataatttaaacgaagaatatgaaaaaataatagagcAAGTCAGTGTTGAATTCAATTCCGTTGGTGATAATCAGCCAAAAGAAGGCGGTAAtgaagaagaggaagaaaaaGGGGAGGAAGATGATGATGGAGTTGAAGACAATGAAGAAGATGAATTTGTTAAATTACAACGGGAAgaaagattgaaaaaattgaaagaaactAAAGTTGTTATCAGTCGACTGACCATAACTGAAGCTATCCAAGGATATCCTTGGAAATGTACGCTCTGTGACTCTGGAGTGATCAAGTCTTACAAAGATTTGCAGCATCATTACAAACATAAGCATGACGAGCCGCCTGTTTTTAAATGCATTCACTGCGCGAGGGAGTACAGTCGCTACAGGAGTTTCACTAAACACTTTCTGCTACACGAGGACCCCAAAAGATtcga GTGCGACGATTGCggtaaagtatttaatttaaaatcaacttTGCTGTCGCATACTCTTGTGCACTCGGACAAACGCCCTTACTCCTGTCCCGTGTGTCGGAAGAGATTCAAAAGCGCTCTGACTTTGGCGGTTCATAAAAGACTTCATCTGCCTCAGGAGGGCCGTGACCAGTTCACCTGCGAAATCTGCAAGAAACc cttctcATCGAAAAAAGCGCTGGAGAATCACGACAAGATGCACGACGGCGTTTATGATTTCATGTGTGACGTCTGTGGGAAATCGTTTTTATCCAAAAGCTCGCTGAGCTATCATTTGTCCAGTCATACTGCTGATAAAAATCATCCTTGTTCCACATGCGGTCGCACTTTTAGAACTGAAGGTCTCCTAA aaaagcATTCAGTAACACATTcagatattaaaaaacatcgaTGTGATACCTGTGGAAAACAATTTAAAGAACGTTGTACTCTAGTCGCGCATACGAGAATTCATACAGGGGAAATGCCATACGAGTGCGAGCATTGCGGCAAAAAATTCCGTTTCGCTGGAATTTTAACG gTCCATCGAAGACAACACACAGGAGAACGGCCGTACATTTGCACATTTTGCAAGCGCACATTCACCAACTGGGCGAATTTAAACAAACATATGAAACGTGTCCACAATACAAAGGCCGGAGTTCTgagaagaaattaa
- the LOC103569204 gene encoding zinc finger protein ZFP2-like isoform X1, with product MNSYTWERITSLEKKNLKLCRLCGKNSQNYIDVLNNEGTEKKLCLKTLSCLQINISDQDILPKIICVNCCEKLDNFYEFLKQAAEVQTYLSNIYQHSESEINIDDNRIIIIKYNPVDIYQEQQGADVVINLNLDQGVDFNDLNHEQVNKLIQEQLNNLNQQQLINNLNSEVDNLNPVAIINNLNQDQVTVNLNPEEIISNLSQEKLLNNFNEDEEEINNLNEEYEKIIEQVSVEFNSVGDNQPKEGGNEEEEEKGEEDDDGVEDNEEDEFVKLQREERLKKLKETKVVISRLTITEAIQGYPWKCTLCDSGVIKSYKDLQHHYKHKHDEPPVFKCIHCAREYSRYRSFTKHFLLHEDPKRFECDDCGKVFNLKSTLLSHTLVHSDKRPYSCPVCRKRFKSALTLAVHKRLHLPQEGRDQFTCEICKKPVIYFFSFSSKKALENHDKMHDGVYDFMCDVCGKSFLSKSSLSYHLSSHTADKNHPCSTCGRTFRTEGLLKKHSVTHSDIKKHRCDTCGKQFKERCTLVAHTRIHTGEMPYECEHCGKKFRFAGILTVHRRQHTGERPYICTFCKRTFTNWANLNKHMKRVHNTKAGVLRRN from the exons ATGAATTCTTATACATGGGAGCGTATAACCTCtctggagaaaaaaaatttgaaactgtGTCGATTGTGtggtaaaaattcacaaaattacATTGACGTATTAAATAACGAAgggactgaaaaaaaattatgtctcAAAACACTTTCATGTCTTCAAATAAAC atatCAGATCAAGATATTCTGCCGAAAATAATTTGCGTAAATTGTTGTGAGAAActagataatttttatgaatttttaaaacaagcTGCCGAAGTACAAACATATCTTAGTAACATTTATCAGCATTCTgaaagtgaaataaatattgatgacaatagaataataataataaaatataatcctGTTGATATTTATCAAGAGCAACAGGGAGCAGACGTTGTCATTAATTTGAATCTTGATCAAGGAGTTGATTTCAATGATCTAAATCATGAAcaagtcaataaattaattcaagagcaattaaataatttaaatcaacagcaattaataaataatttaaattccgaAGTTGACAATTTAAATCCAGTCgcgataataaataatttgaatcaagatCAAGTGACTGTTAATTTAAATCCTGAagaaataattagtaatttgagtcaagaaaaattattgaataattttaatgaagacgaggaagaaataaataatttaaacgaagaatatgaaaaaataatagagcAAGTCAGTGTTGAATTCAATTCCGTTGGTGATAATCAGCCAAAAGAAGGCGGTAAtgaagaagaggaagaaaaaGGGGAGGAAGATGATGATGGAGTTGAAGACAATGAAGAAGATGAATTTGTTAAATTACAACGGGAAgaaagattgaaaaaattgaaagaaactAAAGTTGTTATCAGTCGACTGACCATAACTGAAGCTATCCAAGGATATCCTTGGAAATGTACGCTCTGTGACTCTGGAGTGATCAAGTCTTACAAAGATTTGCAGCATCATTACAAACATAAGCATGACGAGCCGCCTGTTTTTAAATGCATTCACTGCGCGAGGGAGTACAGTCGCTACAGGAGTTTCACTAAACACTTTCTGCTACACGAGGACCCCAAAAGATtcga GTGCGACGATTGCggtaaagtatttaatttaaaatcaacttTGCTGTCGCATACTCTTGTGCACTCGGACAAACGCCCTTACTCCTGTCCCGTGTGTCGGAAGAGATTCAAAAGCGCTCTGACTTTGGCGGTTCATAAAAGACTTCATCTGCCTCAGGAGGGCCGTGACCAGTTCACCTGCGAAATCTGCAAGAAACc tgtaatttatttttttagcttctcATCGAAAAAAGCGCTGGAGAATCACGACAAGATGCACGACGGCGTTTATGATTTCATGTGTGACGTCTGTGGGAAATCGTTTTTATCCAAAAGCTCGCTGAGCTATCATTTGTCCAGTCATACTGCTGATAAAAATCATCCTTGTTCCACATGCGGTCGCACTTTTAGAACTGAAGGTCTCCTAA aaaagcATTCAGTAACACATTcagatattaaaaaacatcgaTGTGATACCTGTGGAAAACAATTTAAAGAACGTTGTACTCTAGTCGCGCATACGAGAATTCATACAGGGGAAATGCCATACGAGTGCGAGCATTGCGGCAAAAAATTCCGTTTCGCTGGAATTTTAACG gTCCATCGAAGACAACACACAGGAGAACGGCCGTACATTTGCACATTTTGCAAGCGCACATTCACCAACTGGGCGAATTTAAACAAACATATGAAACGTGTCCACAATACAAAGGCCGGAGTTCTgagaagaaattaa